A genomic window from Candidatus Methylacidiphilum fumarolicum includes:
- the pyrE gene encoding orotate phosphoribosyltransferase, whose amino-acid sequence MIDIDTTDPLAQDLLEDLIKSGALLEGHFLLRSGLHSRHFLQCALLLQNPSLCARYASCLAKRIQAFRPQTIVSAAIGGILIGHEIAKELGIRHIYAEKSSNGMTLRRFKLKPLERVVVVEDVITTGGTVKDILSLVREQQGVVCAVSSLVDRSTESIDFGVPYYALLKLRIDTFPQEKLPEDLKNTQAIRP is encoded by the coding sequence ATGATTGACATCGACACTACCGATCCACTAGCTCAGGATCTTTTAGAAGATCTCATCAAAAGTGGGGCTTTGCTTGAAGGACATTTTTTACTTAGAAGTGGCCTGCACTCTAGACATTTTCTTCAATGCGCTTTACTGCTTCAAAATCCTTCTTTGTGTGCAAGATATGCATCCTGTCTTGCAAAACGGATACAAGCCTTCCGTCCACAAACCATTGTTTCAGCTGCCATAGGAGGCATCCTGATTGGCCATGAAATTGCCAAAGAGCTAGGGATCAGACATATTTACGCTGAGAAATCCAGTAATGGAATGACTTTACGTAGGTTCAAACTCAAACCATTGGAACGGGTGGTGGTTGTGGAAGATGTGATAACCACGGGTGGCACTGTCAAAGACATCCTTAGTCTTGTTAGGGAACAGCAAGGGGTGGTGTGCGCCGTAAGCTCCTTGGTGGATCGCAGCACTGAAAGTATTGATTTTGGGGTTCCTTATTATGCATTACTTAAACTGCGTATTGATACCTTTCCTCAAGAAAAGCTACCGGAAGATTTAAAAAATACGCAAGCCATTCGTCCTTGA
- the murJ gene encoding murein biosynthesis integral membrane protein MurJ, translating to MDVQPVTEPKRSSKAFGLVSVAVAISRLLGLARELIFASLFGAGTLLDAFLAAFQIPNLLRDLFAEGALSTAFTTVFSKTVELEGNKRAFMLANRLFSLFFIFLLFLSFLGILLAPILVEITNFGFHKIPGKFELTVQLTRIMFPFILFVSLAALVMGLLNAYHIFGLPASASSAFNLTSIFFGVLFAFLFDPQKDPFHPHFGPPSLYGISLGVLMGGLVQLCIQFFAFPKIGFQYSWELNARDPKLLEIWNLLWPTMIAGAAIQVNVLINGMFASEINGARSWLNCAFRLMQLPIGIFGVAIATVTLPSVSRQDARNDRKAFGQTLESSLRLAFFLTLPAAMGLIFLSDQIIALIYQHGRFLHSDTIQTAYALKAYALGLTGYAGIKVINPCFSALNKPQIPLRVTLIGIGINLVSNFILVKLFSFGHVGLALTTSLVSLLNFLQLFYLIGKYIEFGRFKNWLFFVFKIGLCALCCGGSALFIALQLQHKLGQSFLSLLISTLLSIGFAILIYFFSTVGMGIEEGKTFLRFLFQKISRSYKKA from the coding sequence ATGGATGTCCAACCAGTAACAGAACCGAAGAGGTCAAGCAAAGCCTTTGGACTGGTCAGTGTCGCGGTGGCTATTTCAAGGCTTCTGGGACTTGCCAGAGAACTCATTTTCGCTTCTCTTTTTGGTGCAGGCACCCTTTTGGATGCCTTTTTGGCAGCTTTTCAGATTCCCAATCTTTTACGAGACCTCTTTGCCGAGGGCGCCTTATCCACAGCTTTTACAACTGTATTTTCTAAAACCGTAGAACTCGAAGGCAATAAAAGAGCATTTATGTTGGCTAATAGACTTTTTAGCCTTTTCTTTATTTTTCTTCTTTTCCTCAGCTTTCTAGGCATTCTGCTGGCTCCTATACTTGTAGAAATCACCAACTTCGGTTTTCACAAGATCCCCGGCAAATTCGAACTCACCGTGCAACTTACTCGAATCATGTTTCCTTTTATTCTTTTTGTATCCCTTGCAGCCCTTGTGATGGGGCTTCTCAATGCTTATCATATCTTCGGTCTGCCGGCTTCAGCTTCAAGTGCCTTTAACCTGACGTCTATCTTCTTTGGTGTCCTTTTCGCCTTCCTATTTGATCCTCAAAAAGATCCCTTTCATCCCCATTTTGGGCCTCCCTCCTTGTATGGCATATCCTTAGGGGTGCTCATGGGAGGTCTTGTACAGCTTTGTATTCAGTTTTTTGCTTTTCCCAAAATAGGGTTCCAGTATTCTTGGGAACTCAACGCAAGGGACCCAAAACTTTTGGAAATCTGGAATCTCCTGTGGCCTACAATGATTGCAGGAGCAGCAATTCAGGTTAACGTCCTGATCAATGGTATGTTCGCCTCTGAAATTAATGGGGCTAGATCCTGGCTTAACTGCGCCTTTAGATTGATGCAACTGCCTATTGGCATTTTTGGAGTCGCCATAGCTACGGTCACCCTTCCTTCTGTCTCCAGGCAGGATGCTCGTAACGATCGGAAAGCTTTTGGACAAACTCTTGAATCTTCCCTAAGGCTTGCTTTTTTTTTAACTCTCCCTGCGGCCATGGGACTTATTTTTCTTTCTGATCAAATCATTGCTCTCATCTATCAACATGGCCGATTCCTTCACTCTGACACGATTCAGACAGCTTATGCCTTAAAGGCTTATGCCCTAGGCCTTACTGGTTATGCTGGGATCAAGGTAATCAACCCATGTTTTTCTGCTTTGAACAAACCCCAGATCCCTCTTCGCGTGACACTCATCGGCATTGGCATCAACCTGGTATCAAACTTTATCCTTGTAAAGCTTTTTTCTTTTGGACATGTGGGTCTAGCCCTAACAACATCACTAGTCAGCCTACTTAATTTTCTACAGCTCTTCTATTTAATTGGAAAATATATAGAATTTGGCCGCTTCAAAAACTGGTTATTTTTTGTATTTAAGATTGGTCTTTGCGCCCTATGTTGTGGTGGCTCTGCCCTTTTTATAGCCCTTCAGCTGCAACATAAGCTAGGGCAGTCCTTTCTTTCTCTTTTAATTTCAACCCTTCTATCCATTGGATTTGCCATCCTCATCTACTTCTTCTCAACTGTGGGCATGGGAATAGAGGAAGGAAAAACTTTCCTCCGATTTTTATTTCAAAAAATATCCCGATCGTATAAAAAGGCATAA
- a CDS encoding SpoIVB peptidase S55 domain-containing protein, with translation MTVFLRLALPFLITLVLFTAAVARCPAASANLSPTEYYPKDKLKPGMRGITYTVLQGEKIEPLETEILGIAKNYIGPGLDLIIAKLVDPKTAVIGAVHGMSGSPLYVDGKLVGALSRRIASFEKDGHCGFTPIEDMFQVEQLEQQNPPSPSQYLSVDRPSSWNLLGPNRFGGMLKEKTDWLAVPLTVSGISQNLFEQYLKRFGWGQFPFLIVSGGSSSSAASVHPESIQPGAPVSAVMMTGDISIGGTGTLTWRNGTNVLAFGHPMFGFGKSNLPMAMAEVITTIPSYETPYKLANIGNVIGTILEDRLSAIGGKIGPIPTMASYSVKRIHNDKAMKPLEGQFISHPSLSPMLVNLALAEALSSTDNSSRTFAVKVEGKVEFENLPPLTLGGFYSGHDTDLIDATMDITKPLSLLFEQPWIEPKIKSLNLSVVSSEKEKVLMVEKIYSDYQKYQPASQIHLQLELKEKYGERLFRSITLTIPPTVSASTPLNIRVISGNILDKQLLDKKMQAVTDVHQLIDALNQRHKTNCLYIQLFIESPGEIRGAHELPSLPPSLLLLSNTSNISRKTIQDNELFLSETELELPGMALADQTIKVEVQ, from the coding sequence ATGACTGTGTTTCTACGTTTGGCTTTGCCCTTTTTGATTACTTTAGTTCTATTTACTGCAGCGGTGGCCAGGTGCCCTGCTGCTTCAGCTAATCTCAGCCCTACTGAATATTATCCTAAAGACAAACTCAAACCTGGAATGAGAGGGATTACTTATACCGTGCTTCAAGGAGAGAAGATTGAGCCTTTGGAGACAGAAATTCTTGGGATTGCTAAAAATTATATTGGTCCGGGACTGGATTTAATCATTGCTAAACTGGTGGATCCCAAAACGGCAGTGATTGGAGCTGTCCATGGAATGAGTGGTAGCCCTCTTTATGTTGATGGTAAGCTTGTGGGTGCTTTATCGCGGAGGATTGCCTCTTTCGAAAAAGATGGCCACTGCGGTTTTACTCCGATTGAAGATATGTTTCAGGTCGAACAATTAGAACAGCAAAATCCGCCCTCTCCTTCCCAATACCTCTCTGTGGATCGACCATCAAGCTGGAATCTTTTAGGGCCTAATCGATTTGGTGGCATGCTAAAAGAGAAAACCGACTGGTTGGCTGTGCCTCTGACAGTCAGTGGAATAAGTCAAAATCTTTTCGAACAATATCTCAAGCGGTTTGGTTGGGGACAATTCCCCTTTTTGATTGTTTCGGGCGGTTCTAGCAGTAGTGCAGCTTCGGTGCACCCGGAATCTATACAGCCTGGCGCTCCGGTTTCCGCCGTCATGATGACAGGGGATATTTCCATTGGTGGGACAGGAACCTTAACCTGGAGAAATGGGACGAATGTATTAGCTTTTGGCCATCCAATGTTCGGTTTTGGGAAAAGTAATCTGCCTATGGCGATGGCTGAAGTCATTACGACCATACCTAGCTATGAAACGCCTTATAAGTTGGCTAATATAGGGAATGTTATTGGAACAATCTTAGAAGACAGGCTTTCAGCCATTGGAGGGAAAATAGGACCTATTCCCACAATGGCTTCTTACAGTGTCAAAAGAATCCATAATGACAAAGCGATGAAACCACTAGAGGGCCAATTTATATCCCATCCGTCGCTTTCACCGATGCTCGTTAATCTAGCCCTGGCTGAGGCTTTATCTTCTACGGATAATTCCTCTCGTACTTTTGCAGTGAAAGTCGAAGGAAAAGTCGAATTCGAAAATCTCCCTCCCCTTACCCTAGGCGGGTTTTATTCTGGGCATGATACCGACCTTATCGATGCGACCATGGATATCACCAAACCCCTTAGCCTCCTTTTTGAACAACCTTGGATTGAACCTAAAATTAAGTCTTTGAACCTATCAGTGGTCTCTTCCGAAAAGGAAAAAGTGTTGATGGTCGAAAAGATCTATTCTGACTACCAGAAATATCAACCTGCTTCACAAATTCATCTACAATTAGAACTCAAAGAAAAATATGGAGAAAGGCTCTTTCGTAGCATCACCTTGACGATTCCCCCCACAGTCAGTGCTTCGACTCCTTTAAATATCCGGGTTATTTCTGGAAATATTTTGGATAAACAGCTACTGGATAAAAAGATGCAGGCTGTAACTGATGTGCACCAACTCATCGATGCTTTAAACCAAAGGCATAAGACCAATTGCCTCTATATTCAGTTGTTTATTGAAAGTCCAGGAGAAATTCGTGGAGCCC
- a CDS encoding outer membrane lipoprotein-sorting protein, giving the protein MKGSIQAAKDTYPITLILHDRSMEYRFKGLPLMIYVEINPEASFVAYRNHSNEPWQPITGMNRTKHILNTDISYEDLCLDFIRWEKIKQLGTDSIKTLSCWAFDAYPGNTPSAYSKVRYWIAEEYYALIRAEAFNSANQLVKRLDINSVQRIGDAYVIKEMQIATIPPGKTLSSSKTYIQIEEGKPVSPKDTENLDSDNYEKYSQAGVATEMESLEKK; this is encoded by the coding sequence TTGAAAGGTTCGATACAAGCCGCCAAGGATACCTATCCAATTACCCTCATTCTCCACGACCGTTCCATGGAGTATCGTTTTAAAGGCTTGCCTTTAATGATTTATGTGGAGATAAATCCTGAGGCTAGTTTTGTAGCTTATAGAAACCACTCTAATGAGCCATGGCAGCCTATTACTGGTATGAACCGAACCAAACACATACTGAATACAGACATAAGCTACGAAGATCTGTGTTTGGATTTTATTCGATGGGAAAAGATAAAGCAGCTTGGTACAGATTCGATAAAGACTCTCAGTTGTTGGGCTTTTGATGCTTATCCAGGAAACACTCCTTCAGCCTATTCCAAAGTAAGATACTGGATTGCCGAAGAGTATTATGCTTTGATACGGGCGGAAGCTTTTAACAGTGCTAATCAACTCGTCAAAAGATTAGATATCAACAGCGTACAACGCATTGGAGATGCCTACGTAATTAAAGAAATGCAAATTGCCACGATCCCTCCTGGAAAAACTCTTTCCTCTTCAAAAACTTATATCCAAATCGAAGAGGGCAAGCCGGTCTCACCTAAAGACACGGAAAATCTTGATTCTGATAACTACGAAAAATATTCCCAAGCAGGGGTGGCTACGGAGATGGAATCACTCGAAAAAAAGTAG
- the glmM gene encoding phosphoglucosamine mutase → MHSSVDSLFGTDGIRGKANLYPMTPQIALAAGVAAAKVLTNHCQSKNRHRIVVGRDTRLSSRMLEYAFISGVVSQGVDVYELGVLPSPALGSFTKVYEAIGGVMVSASHNPFYDNGLKFFSFDGSKLDSELEKEIEKEIKQFDWLGTEGPTGSQLGNILLLEDTTREYQNLLKSFFPSEMSLKGMRIAIDTANGASFEAGPSLLESFGASVFPFGKEPNGININFNCGSMNPQNIQQAVLMTGADLGIALDGDGDRLVLCDEKGQLCDGDDILAILALDFLKKKALSKNTVVATVMSNLGLDETLHEEGIRVIRTAVGDRNVAEVLKKEGLSLGGEQSGHIIPFAYSKTADGLLTALIILEIMSSTGNSLGSLKKKLKRYPQRLWNLEVSQKKPLDEIPGLKKLMDEAQATFNGKGRILLRYSGTEPKIRLLVEAKDEDQVNKVGQKLLTFLRESLS, encoded by the coding sequence ATGCATTCGTCCGTGGATTCTCTTTTTGGAACCGATGGTATACGTGGAAAAGCAAATCTTTATCCCATGACTCCACAGATTGCTTTGGCAGCAGGGGTTGCTGCCGCCAAAGTCCTGACTAATCATTGTCAATCGAAAAACAGGCATAGGATTGTTGTTGGCAGGGATACCCGCCTTTCTAGTAGGATGCTCGAATATGCTTTTATTTCTGGAGTAGTATCTCAAGGTGTGGATGTGTATGAACTAGGTGTACTGCCTTCTCCAGCTCTAGGTAGTTTTACAAAAGTTTATGAGGCAATTGGTGGGGTCATGGTTAGTGCCTCTCACAATCCCTTTTATGATAACGGACTTAAATTTTTTAGCTTTGATGGAAGCAAACTTGACAGTGAGCTCGAAAAAGAGATCGAAAAAGAAATAAAGCAGTTTGATTGGCTAGGGACAGAGGGACCAACAGGATCTCAATTGGGAAATATCCTTTTGTTAGAGGATACAACGAGGGAATATCAAAACCTTCTGAAGAGCTTTTTCCCTTCAGAGATGAGTTTAAAAGGGATGAGGATTGCTATTGATACGGCCAATGGGGCCTCCTTTGAGGCAGGTCCCTCTTTATTGGAATCTTTTGGGGCTTCTGTCTTTCCTTTCGGCAAAGAGCCTAATGGGATTAATATAAATTTTAACTGTGGGAGTATGAATCCTCAGAACATTCAACAGGCTGTTCTGATGACCGGTGCTGATTTAGGAATAGCTCTTGATGGGGATGGGGATCGGTTAGTCCTTTGTGATGAAAAGGGCCAGCTATGTGATGGGGATGACATTTTGGCCATTCTGGCTTTGGATTTTCTAAAGAAAAAGGCCTTATCGAAAAACACCGTAGTAGCGACGGTGATGAGTAATTTAGGTCTGGATGAAACCTTGCATGAAGAAGGAATCCGGGTAATACGGACGGCCGTCGGTGATCGAAATGTAGCTGAAGTGCTAAAAAAAGAAGGACTTTCTCTTGGAGGGGAACAATCGGGTCATATCATTCCTTTTGCTTATTCGAAAACAGCTGATGGACTGCTTACAGCCTTAATCATCCTCGAAATAATGTCTTCGACAGGCAACAGTCTTGGCAGTTTGAAAAAGAAGCTAAAACGTTATCCGCAAAGATTATGGAATCTTGAGGTTAGCCAGAAAAAACCTCTTGATGAAATTCCTGGACTGAAAAAACTTATGGATGAGGCTCAGGCTACCTTCAATGGCAAAGGGCGGATTCTTCTTAGGTATTCTGGAACGGAGCCGAAAATTAGACTTTTGGTTGAAGCCAAAGATGAAGATCAGGTGAACAAAGTCGGGCAAAAACTTTTGACTTTCCTTCGAGAATCACTTAGTTGA
- the polX gene encoding DNA polymerase/3'-5' exonuclease PolX, with translation MPKKKKEESLGSLTPPSGSIQQLGSLPEKKVDKSTVATVLESIATLLELKGENPFKSRAYRTAARAVDSLTEELSDLIAQGRLDEIKGIGESIKEKIVTLVTTGHLPYYEELKKEFPPTLLELLNIPGLGPKRAKFLYEELGITDIEALEKACKEHRIAGLAGFGPKSEENILLGINQYRSFSAYHRYGEVIDTVEALLDYLKKNPAIIHLNIAGSFRRGKEIVKDLDFLCTSNDPIAVMDYFVHYPKVSRIVNHGETKSSVILEKGIACDLRVVPDEDYAYALLHFTGSKEHNVALRQRAIAQGKKLSEWGLFRVHTQTERRLEDESEDMPKVSQPLESKIICRAEKDIYESLGLCYIPPELRENMGEIEAAEKNEIPKLVELKDLRGTFHCHTTESDGRSSLEEMVKAAMEFGFEYLGIADHSKSSFQANGLSEERVMAQLEKIKKLNAQTKGFYVFSGIECDILKEGKLDFHDDLLKELDYVVASLHAGFSNEESDNTQRLIKAMENPYVTMLGHPTGRLLLMRKPYPVNMEKVIDCAAQTGTWIELNAQPMRLDMDWRLWKTAKEKGVKCVINPDAHHQKEIGYVKIGINIARKGWLQKEDVVNCLPLAEMRAALQTKGRKKGK, from the coding sequence ATGCCAAAGAAAAAAAAAGAGGAAAGCCTTGGGTCTCTTACACCTCCTTCTGGCTCAATCCAGCAATTGGGTTCTTTACCAGAAAAAAAGGTGGATAAATCGACTGTTGCTACCGTTCTTGAAAGCATTGCTACTTTGCTTGAGCTAAAAGGAGAAAATCCCTTTAAATCTAGAGCCTACAGGACAGCTGCCAGAGCGGTGGATTCGTTGACTGAGGAACTAAGCGATCTTATTGCTCAAGGAAGGTTAGACGAGATAAAAGGCATAGGGGAGAGTATCAAAGAAAAAATTGTCACGCTAGTCACTACTGGCCATTTACCGTATTACGAAGAATTAAAAAAGGAGTTTCCTCCCACACTCTTGGAATTACTCAATATTCCAGGCTTAGGACCTAAAAGGGCAAAATTTCTTTATGAAGAACTGGGCATAACGGATATCGAGGCCCTTGAAAAAGCTTGCAAAGAACATCGTATTGCAGGCTTAGCGGGGTTTGGACCAAAATCTGAGGAAAATATCCTTTTGGGCATCAATCAATACCGTTCTTTTTCTGCATACCATAGATATGGAGAGGTAATCGATACAGTAGAAGCACTGCTTGATTATTTGAAAAAAAATCCTGCGATTATTCATCTCAATATAGCTGGCAGTTTCCGTAGAGGTAAAGAAATCGTCAAAGATTTAGATTTTCTTTGTACTTCCAATGATCCAATCGCCGTGATGGATTATTTTGTCCACTATCCAAAGGTCAGTCGAATTGTCAATCATGGTGAAACGAAATCGTCTGTAATCCTAGAGAAAGGGATCGCTTGCGATTTGCGTGTTGTTCCAGATGAGGATTATGCCTATGCGCTCCTTCATTTTACTGGCAGCAAAGAGCATAATGTGGCCTTAAGACAAAGAGCGATTGCGCAAGGCAAAAAATTATCAGAATGGGGGCTTTTTCGAGTACATACTCAGACAGAAAGAAGGCTAGAGGACGAATCTGAGGATATGCCGAAAGTTTCTCAACCACTGGAATCAAAGATTATTTGTCGGGCTGAAAAAGACATTTATGAGTCCTTAGGCCTTTGTTATATACCCCCAGAACTTAGAGAGAATATGGGAGAGATTGAGGCCGCCGAAAAAAATGAGATTCCTAAACTAGTGGAACTGAAAGACCTCCGTGGGACTTTTCATTGTCATACAACAGAGAGTGATGGGAGAAGCAGTTTAGAAGAAATGGTTAAAGCGGCCATGGAGTTTGGGTTTGAATACCTTGGCATTGCTGATCACTCTAAGTCTTCTTTTCAGGCTAATGGTCTTAGTGAGGAAAGAGTCATGGCGCAGCTAGAAAAAATAAAAAAGTTAAACGCACAAACAAAAGGCTTTTATGTCTTCAGTGGTATTGAGTGCGATATTTTGAAAGAAGGGAAACTTGATTTTCATGATGATTTACTTAAAGAACTCGATTATGTCGTAGCTTCTTTGCATGCTGGATTTTCTAATGAGGAATCGGATAATACCCAAAGATTGATCAAAGCAATGGAAAATCCCTATGTTACGATGTTGGGTCATCCGACCGGTAGACTCCTTTTGATGAGGAAACCCTATCCTGTCAACATGGAAAAGGTGATCGATTGTGCTGCTCAGACAGGCACCTGGATTGAACTAAATGCCCAGCCGATGCGGCTTGATATGGATTGGAGGCTTTGGAAGACTGCCAAAGAAAAAGGAGTAAAGTGCGTCATAAACCCTGATGCTCATCACCAAAAAGAGATTGGCTACGTTAAAATAGGGATTAATATTGCCCGTAAAGGTTGGCTGCAGAAAGAAGATGTTGTCAACTGCCTGCCTTTAGCAGAAATGAGAGCTGCTTTGCAGACAAAGGGAAGGAAAAAAGGGAAGTGA
- the folP gene encoding dihydropteroate synthase codes for MLKKEMQWNIGKQKIVFPMGRPLIMGIINITPDSFSDGGQYLNPQVAADRAFWMQDSGVDLIDLGAESTRPGAEPVSEKEEMTRLLPVLKRCRAKLTIPLSIDTYKSKVCQMAIDHGADIINDVSGGGWDPELLAVVARSPVGYVLVHSRGMPKTMQKEAQYHDIVEDVFNELSVKLDRCLQAGIDKERIICDVGFGFAKDKTQNLILLRRLSRFHDLGRPLMIGVSRKSFLQVFAKRHGVDVEMMNIIAQTVAFWQGVEIWRVHDVVTAVAARDLLEKIWKADSSL; via the coding sequence ATGTTAAAAAAAGAAATGCAATGGAATATAGGTAAACAAAAGATCGTTTTCCCTATGGGGCGTCCTTTAATTATGGGCATAATTAATATCACTCCGGATTCTTTTTCTGATGGCGGTCAGTATTTAAATCCGCAAGTGGCAGCCGACAGAGCATTTTGGATGCAAGACAGTGGGGTGGACCTTATAGATTTAGGAGCTGAATCCACCCGTCCTGGTGCAGAGCCAGTTAGCGAAAAAGAAGAAATGACAAGACTTCTCCCAGTCCTAAAAAGATGCAGAGCCAAACTAACGATTCCTCTTTCCATTGACACGTACAAATCAAAAGTTTGCCAAATGGCAATAGATCATGGAGCGGATATTATCAATGATGTATCTGGGGGAGGATGGGACCCCGAACTTTTGGCAGTTGTGGCAAGGAGTCCTGTGGGCTATGTCCTCGTTCATTCCCGCGGTATGCCAAAGACTATGCAAAAGGAGGCGCAGTATCATGACATTGTCGAGGATGTATTCAATGAACTTTCGGTAAAACTCGATCGATGCTTACAAGCGGGAATAGACAAAGAAAGAATAATTTGTGATGTCGGCTTTGGATTTGCCAAAGATAAGACTCAGAATCTCATATTATTGAGACGACTGAGTCGTTTCCATGATTTAGGAAGACCGCTTATGATTGGTGTATCGCGGAAGAGTTTTTTGCAAGTTTTTGCAAAGCGGCATGGGGTTGATGTCGAAATGATGAACATTATTGCCCAAACTGTTGCATTCTGGCAGGGTGTCGAAATCTGGAGAGTGCACGATGTCGTAACGGCCGTGGCAGCAAGGGATTTGCTTGAAAAAATTTGGAAGGCAGATAGCAGCCTATGA
- the cdaA gene encoding diadenylate cyclase CdaA, producing the protein MKLFGFPLSGLLEILIIATAIYQIWKLLQGTRGFQVLTGLIVVLVGLTLFSSVFHLRVLTELLRLFSPSFFVALVVLFQPELRQVFAEVGRRSIVHIGRQQKSEVIEHIVNAAEILQREHIGALIAIEQDDVYLPARDTGTILNAQVSADLLVTIFYPRTPLHDGGVIIRGDQIVVAAAIFPLSQVEQMERLLGLRHRAALGLSEQTDAVVVVISEVTSVISIAYKGKMERHFDPDGLRAKLTQILI; encoded by the coding sequence ATGAAACTCTTTGGATTTCCACTTTCTGGTTTGTTAGAGATTTTGATTATAGCGACAGCTATTTATCAGATTTGGAAATTGTTACAAGGTACTAGAGGTTTTCAGGTATTGACAGGCCTTATTGTTGTGCTTGTAGGATTGACTCTGTTTTCTTCTGTTTTCCATTTGAGGGTATTGACAGAGCTATTGAGGCTCTTTTCTCCATCTTTTTTTGTAGCCCTGGTAGTCTTATTCCAGCCTGAGCTTCGTCAGGTTTTTGCAGAAGTTGGACGCAGAAGTATCGTCCACATCGGAAGACAACAAAAATCTGAGGTCATTGAACATATTGTTAATGCAGCTGAGATCCTGCAGAGAGAACATATCGGTGCTTTAATAGCTATCGAACAGGACGATGTATATCTTCCTGCAAGGGATACAGGGACTATTCTTAATGCTCAAGTCAGTGCGGATCTTCTAGTGACGATTTTCTATCCGAGGACGCCTCTGCATGACGGAGGGGTAATTATTCGAGGAGATCAGATTGTGGTGGCCGCGGCTATTTTCCCATTAAGTCAAGTGGAACAGATGGAAAGGCTTCTAGGATTAAGACACAGGGCTGCTCTTGGATTGAGTGAGCAAACAGACGCAGTGGTTGTCGTCATTTCTGAAGTTACAAGCGTAATTTCAATAGCCTATAAAGGCAAAATGGAAAGACATTTTGACCCTGATGGTTTGCGAGCGAAACTGACTCAAATACTGATATAA
- the hemL gene encoding glutamate-1-semialdehyde 2,1-aminomutase encodes MVFSLSEKLWHQAQELFPGGVNSPVRSFQSVGRIPFYVSRAKGSKLFDVDGNCYTDYVCSWGALIHGHCYSPVVRAINEALQNGTSFGANCPLEIRLAQLIRSAMPSIEKIRFLNSGTEACMTAIRLARGFSRREKIMKFEGCYHGHVDSLLVKAGSGALTTGIPDSEGIPASLSALTIILPWNDEEKLISAFKKYGRETAAIILEPVPANCGLIPPKEGFLEAIESQARAYGTLIIFDEVITGFRLSYGGAQALFKIKPDLTVLGKIIGGGLPVGALGGKKEIMDSLSPLGKVYQAGTLSGNPLAMASGIAQLEELQKGHAYQYLENLGQQLETGMLEIQKKLSYPLQFHRFGSLFSFFFTPKKVASAADAYQVDKKKFSSFFTALLASRIFIPPSPFETAFLSTAHTESDIDELLKIVYDTLKQML; translated from the coding sequence ATGGTCTTTTCTCTTTCTGAAAAACTATGGCATCAGGCTCAAGAGCTATTCCCCGGAGGGGTGAACTCTCCTGTCCGTTCCTTTCAATCAGTAGGCAGGATTCCCTTTTATGTAAGCAGGGCCAAAGGTTCAAAACTTTTTGATGTCGATGGCAACTGTTATACCGATTACGTATGCTCATGGGGAGCATTAATTCATGGGCATTGTTATTCTCCAGTAGTTCGAGCTATCAATGAAGCCTTACAAAATGGAACAAGCTTTGGAGCAAATTGCCCTTTAGAAATTAGACTTGCCCAACTCATTCGCTCCGCTATGCCTTCGATCGAAAAAATTCGATTTTTGAACAGCGGCACAGAAGCCTGTATGACCGCTATAAGATTAGCAAGAGGATTCAGTCGAAGGGAAAAGATTATGAAGTTTGAGGGATGTTATCATGGGCATGTCGACAGTTTGTTAGTAAAGGCTGGATCTGGAGCCCTTACCACAGGAATTCCTGATAGCGAGGGCATCCCGGCTTCTCTTTCTGCTCTAACCATTATTCTTCCTTGGAATGACGAGGAAAAGCTGATTTCGGCATTTAAAAAATATGGCCGCGAAACTGCTGCGATTATTCTAGAACCGGTACCAGCCAACTGTGGATTAATTCCGCCCAAGGAAGGGTTTCTGGAAGCTATTGAAAGTCAGGCTAGAGCCTATGGTACCCTTATTATTTTTGATGAGGTGATCACTGGCTTTCGGTTATCTTACGGGGGGGCTCAGGCACTTTTTAAAATTAAACCTGATCTTACTGTCCTAGGAAAAATTATTGGGGGAGGGTTGCCCGTGGGTGCTCTTGGTGGCAAAAAAGAAATCATGGATAGCTTGTCTCCTTTGGGTAAGGTGTATCAAGCTGGGACATTGAGTGGCAATCCCCTAGCTATGGCTTCTGGCATAGCACAACTCGAAGAACTTCAAAAAGGCCATGCTTATCAGTATTTGGAAAACCTAGGCCAACAACTTGAAACAGGAATGCTTGAGATTCAAAAAAAGCTTTCTTATCCTTTACAATTCCACCGTTTTGGCTCCCTTTTCAGCTTTTTCTTCACTCCAAAAAAAGTGGCCTCAGCGGCTGATGCCTACCAGGTAGACAAAAAGAAATTTTCTTCTTTTTTTACTGCCCTGCTTGCCTCACGAATATTTATTCCCCCCTCTCCCTTTGAAACTGCATTTTTAAGTACAGCCCATACGGAAAGTGACATTGATGAGCTGCTCAAGATAGTTTATGATACTTTAAAACAGATGCTATGA